A window of Chaetodon auriga isolate fChaAug3 chromosome 2, fChaAug3.hap1, whole genome shotgun sequence contains these coding sequences:
- the rbm6 gene encoding RNA-binding protein 10 isoform X6, whose product MWDGPGPGQGPRGGPPFRGDHRGEMFGGRDRPMPDFRGREGMNMGHMGPRPLDLPPMGRMDGPPMRGRDMDPREMRGREPNRDFFRPGEEPDFSLRRHHEAAIRAKLMNSPGFPGPGRNPGDMGGRGMPPREPNSRFMDMRDREAFHYNMPQFNNPNIDGRRGGFPMDRMERNDGFRDMRDRPPMGIASSDRYDMELTPRERRMMDTDRRGGPPFNPKGGFDSDMDFRNRLGPSAEFRGRDRSPLRFGNSDVSPADRARPDMPSDDAGPQRAEFMGAEDKLREREYPDSSGSPLMDYRSGEEMTLAEEWKNRRKDKNPYLNMGKGMGSVPEHNFPVGFGRDARNPPPFQERDRPSVEFPVKDVGFPHGDRFPTMDLPSIGSKGPQNHPLPEISPLTGPLGRENENKHWLGERDPKHSQNKSNCDERPPYHKDKNQPSHDVQVPSDCFKGLKDIPHNDGPARGKMGAERDFPSNSAVQSRDQDYRDIDYRTGSGRAFDYKREALQTPEKLIKESKPVAPSKFSESGSQDQDYRSASVEDKVSNTISIIGIPKTATMEQILGAFAVRDGVPMQGMKIKNVVPGYSYDTAYVEFLNLEDAVHFMESNKGSLKVGTSTTSMKYIQPDERERSVHESDHKVPQLQEPQLPGPDEPLQELKTSLNGSKPKGPMEPSSHSQWQRSSDLTPEAWQRQVDQQLQQQETEQQAESWGSRNLPHQNAHQSDSIFKDSKTMIIKNVKPTTTVETILKALDPFAYLDERNVRLVKAKPPGAKCFCFVDMDSHEQVTRLVELLTKPRPLYIDGVRVYAEVAKPLKNQNFRKDFDKPNSSILGFPPEASMMGQQQQFPQPPPFLQPLQPPPSAPAEMQAGDLMPGSANPPLSSDPSIAQGVGYGEAPAVDPSYEAGGPHVPTESAGMTVGIDGAPTFMYGSEIPDMTNYLYDATSGFYYDPETTLYYDPNSRYFYNAQTQDYLYWDTVSKTYIPVPGGSSAETQPGSMTAEDQAILSNPAADAPLEMKKLPLVPNLTGAAQTPGPVTAAEAVPTSTAASEKKDDDDSSKKDKEEKPRSLAAVKIMKDMERWAKIQNRQKESVRAASPVLKGGLDDDRRQSKSADAGFTIFERKNSGADELFKKPLAPPKKDEKSKRPMGSLGLLASDYAAGSDEEVEEDKEEATKSSHSGLSEDKDNKLTDWKKMACLLCRRQFPNKDALIRHQQLSDLHKQNMEIHLKIKRSKKELEALENQEKELNARETSRSPEQKRRKHHYQQPQHHNTWGGSSREKVSDRPGLGAEPAPQRKKKEPVVWDHTTYKQAVRKAMFARFKELE is encoded by the exons AGGTAGAGAAGGGATGAACATGGGTCATATGGGCCCGAGACCTCTAGATCTACCACCTATGGGGAGGATGGATGGGCCACCCATGAGAGGGCGGGATATGGACCCACGTGAAATGCGAGGTAGAGAGCCAAACAGAGATTTTTTCAGACCTGGAGAAGAGCCAGACTTCAGTCTTAGAAGGCACCATGAAGCTGCCATCAGAGCCAAACTGATGAATTCGCCTGGTTTCCCGGGGCCAGGCAGGAACCCAGGTGATATGGGAGGGAGGGGTATGCCACCACGGGaaccaaacagcagatttatggacatgagagacagagaggcattTCATTATAACATGCCACAGTTCAACAATCCCAATATTGATGGAAGAAGAGGGGGGTTTCCCATGGACAGAATGGAGCGAAATGATGGATTTAGGGACATGCGTGACAGGCCCCCAATGGGCATTGCTAGCTCTGATCGCTATGATATGGAATTAACTCCACGTGAAAGGAGAATGATGGACACTGACAGAAGAGGAGGGCCACCTTTCAATCCAAAAGGCGGCTTTGATTCTGACATGGATTTCAGAAATCGACTTGGGCCGTCAGCTGAATTTAGAGGTAGGGATCGATCTCCATTGAGATTTGGGAACAGTGACGTCtctccagcagacagagcaAGACCAGACATGCCTTCAGATGATGCTGGCCCTCAAAGAGCAGAGTTCATGGGTGCAGAGGACaaactcagagagagagaatatccAGATTCAAGTGGCAGTCCCCTTATGGATTATCGAAGTGGTGAAGAGATGACCCTTGCAGAGGAGTGGAAGAACCGTCGGAAGGACAAGAACCCTTACTTAAACATGGGTAAAGGTATGGGAAGTGTACCCGAACACAATTTTCCTGTTGGTTTTGGCAGAGACGCTAGAAATCCACCACCATTTCAGGAAAGGGATAGACCATCTGTTGAATTCCCAGTGAAAGATGTTGGCTTTCCTCATGGTGACCGCTTCCCTACTATGGATCTACCCTCAATTGGCAGCAAAGGTCCACAAAACCATCCACTACCGGAAATAAGTCCACTTACTGGCCCTCttggaagagaaaatgagaataaaCATTGGCTTGGAGAAAGGGACCCGAAACATAGTCAGAATAAATCAAATTGTGACGAAAGGCCCCCTTACCATAAAGACAAGAATCAGCCCTCACATGACGTTCAGGTGCCAAGTGATTGTTTTAAAGGGTTGAAAGATATCCCACACAATGACGGACCTGCCAGGGGTAAGATGGGGGCCGAACGGGATTTCCCAAGCAACAGCGCTGTGCAGTCAAGAGACCAAGACTACAGGGACATCGATTATAGAACAGGGTCTGGGAGAGCTTTTGATTACAAACGTGAGGCGCTTCAGACCCCAGAGAAGCTCATCAAAGAGTCTAAACCAGTCGCACCTTCAAAATTTAGTGAGTCTGGTTCTCAG GATCAAGATTACAGAAGTGCATCAGTGGAGGACAAAGTTTCCAATACCATATCCATAATTGGTATTCCAAAGACAGCCACAATGGAGCAG ATTCTTGGTGCCTTTGCAGTCCGTGATGGCGTGCCAATGCAGGGgatgaaaatcaaaaatgtcGTGCCAG GTTACAGCTACGATACGGCCTATGTGGAGTTTTTAAACCTCGAGGATGCAGTCCACTTCATGGAGTCCAACAAG GGGTCCCTAAAGGTTGGCACTAGCACAACATCCATGAAGTACATCCAGCCAGACGAGCGTGAAAGAAGTGTTCAT GAGTCAGATCACAAAGTACCTCAACTCCAGGAGCCCCAGTTGCCTGGACCAGATGAACCTTTACAAGAGTTGAAGACCAGCTTGAATGGGTCCAAACCAAAAGGGCCTATGGAGCCATCGTCCCACAGCCAGTGGCAGCGTAGCTCTGACCTGACTCCAGAGGCCTGGCAGCGGCAGGTGGACCAACAGCTCCAACAGCAAGAAACTGAGCAGCAGGCAGAGTCTTGGGGTAGCCGCAACCTTCCTCATCAAAACGCCCACCAATCTGACTCCATCTTTAAAGACAGCAAAA CCATGATCATAAAAAATGTGAAGCCCACCACCACAGTAGAAACTATCTTGAAAGCCTTGGATCCCTTTGCATATCTGGATGAAAGAAACGTTCGTCTAGTCAAGGCCAAGCCACCAGGAGCCAAGTGCTTCTGCTTTGTTGACATGGACTCCCATGAG CAAGTGACTCGTCTGGTTGAGCTCCTCACTAAACCCAGACCCCTTTATATTGACGGAGTCAGAGTTTATGCTGAGGTCGCAAAACCCCTCAAGAACCAAAA tttcagaaaAGACTTTGATAAACCTAACAGTTCCATCCTTGGGTTTCCACCTGAGGCTAGCATGATGGGG cagcagcagcagttcccACAGCCGCCACCGTTTTTGCAACCTCTGCAGCCGCCGCCTAGTGCCCCCGCCGAAATGCAAG CAGGTGACTTGATGCCTGGCAGTGCTAATCCTCCTCTGTCATCAGACCCCAGCATTGCACAG GGAGTTGGCTACGGTGAGGCTCCAGCTGTGGATCCGTCATACGAGGCTGGTGGACCCCATGTGCCCACCGAATCAGCTGGGATGACAGTTGGCATAGACGGAGCACCGACCTTCATGTATG GCTCTGAGATTCCAGACATGACCAACTACTTGTATGATGCCACGTCAGGCTTCTACTACGATCCTGAGACGACACTGTACTACGACCCAAACTCAAGG TATTTCTACAATGCTCAAACCCAAGACTACTTGTACTGGGATACCGTGTCAAAGACCTACATCCCAGTTCCAGGAGGATCCTCTGCAGAGACCCAACCTGGGAGCATGACTGCTGAGGACCAAGCCATTCTTTCCAACCCGGCAGCAGATGCTCCTCTGGAAATGAAGAAACTGCCACTGGTGCCCAACCTCACCGGAGCAGCTCAGACGCCGGGTCCCGTTACTGCTGCGGAGGCTGTCCCGACTTCTACAGCGGCGTCTGAGAAGAAGGACGACGACGACTCCAGTaaaaaggacaaagaggagaagcCGAGAAGTCTCGCTGCTGTCAAG ATCATGAAAGATATGGAGCGCTGGGCAAAGATCCAGAATCGTCAGAAGGAAAGTGTTCGTGCTGCATCACCAGTTCTAAAGGGCGGACTGGACGATGACAGGAGGCAGTCCAAGTCTGCTGACGCTGGGTTCACTATCTTTGAAAGGAAG AACTCAGGTGCAGATGAACTTTTTAAGAAGCCCCTTGCTCCTCCTAAGaaagatgaaaagtcaaag CGTCCGATGGGCTCCCTGGGTCTGCTGGCATCAGACTATGCAGCTGGAAGTGATGAAGAAGTGGAAGAAGACAAGGAGGAGGCCACTAAAAGCAGTCATAGCGGCCTCTCTGAAGACAAGGACAACAAGCTGACGGACTGGAAGAAGATGGCCTGCCTGCTGTGTAGGAGGCAGTTCCCGAACAAGGACGCTCTGATCCGCCACCAGCAGCTTTCAGACCTGCACAAA CAAAATATGGAGATCCACCTTAAGATCAAGAGGTCAAAGAAGGAGCTAGAGGCGCTGGAGAACCAGGAAAAAGAA CTAAATGCCAGAGAAACTTCCAGGTCAccagaacagaaaagaagaaaacaccaTTACCAACAGCCGCAGCATCATAATACCTGGGGTGGAAGCTCCAG GGAGAAAGTCAGCGACAGACCTGGTTTAGGAGCCGAACCTGCCCCG cagaggaagaagaaagagccTGTTGTTTGGGACCACACCACCTACAAACAGGCAGTACGCAAGGCCATGTTTGCACGGTTTAAGGAACTCGAGTGA
- the rbm6 gene encoding RNA-binding protein 10 isoform X9, producing MWDGPGPGQGPRGGPPFRGDHRGEMFGGRDRPMPDFRGREGMNMGHMGPRPLDLPPMGRMDGPPMRGRDMDPREMRGREPNRDFFRPGEEPDFSLRRHHEAAIRAKLMNSPGFPGPGRNPGDMGGRGMPPREPNSRFMDMRDREAFHYNMPQFNNPNIDGRRGGFPMDRMERNDGFRDMRDRPPMGIASSDRYDMELTPRERRMMDTDRRGGPPFNPKGGFDSDMDFRNRLGPSAEFRGRDRSPLRFGNSDVSPADRARPDMPSDDAGPQRAEFMGAEDKLREREYPDSSGSPLMDYRSGEEMTLAEEWKNRRKDKNPYLNMGKGMGSVPEHNFPVGFGRDARNPPPFQERDRPSVEFPVKDVGFPHGDRFPTMDLPSIGSKGPQNHPLPEISPLTGPLGRENENKHWLGERDPKHSQNKSNCDERPPYHKDKNQPSHDVQVPSDCFKGLKDIPHNDGPARGKMGAERDFPSNSAVQSRDQDYRDIDYRTGSGRAFDYKREALQTPEKLIKESKPVAPSKFSESGSQDQDYRSASVEDKVSNTISIIGIPKTATMEQILGAFAVRDGVPMQGMKIKNVVPGYSYDTAYVEFLNLEDAVHFMESNKGSLKVGTSTTSMKYIQPDERERSVHESDHKVPQLQEPQLPGPDEPLQELKTSLNGSKPKGPMEPSSHSQWQRSSDLTPEAWQRQVDQQLQQQETEQQAESWGSRNLPHQNAHQSDSIFKDSKTMIIKNVKPTTTVETILKALDPFAYLDERNVRLVKAKPPGAKCFCFVDMDSHEQVTRLVELLTKPRPLYIDGVRVYAEVAKPLKNQNFRKDFDKPNSSILGFPPEASMMGQQQFPQPPPFLQPLQPPPSAPAEMQGDLMPGSANPPLSSDPSIAQGVGYGEAPAVDPSYEAGGPHVPTESAGMTVGIDGAPTFMYGSEIPDMTNYLYDATSGFYYDPETTLYYDPNSRYFYNAQTQDYLYWDTVSKTYIPVPGGSSAETQPGSMTAEDQAILSNPAADAPLEMKKLPLVPNLTGAAQTPGPVTAAEAVPTSTAASEKKDDDDSSKKDKEEKPRSLAAVKIMKDMERWAKIQNRQKESVRAASPVLKGGLDDDRRQSKSADAGFTIFERKNSGADELFKKPLAPPKKDEKSKRPMGSLGLLASDYAAGSDEEVEEDKEEATKSSHSGLSEDKDNKLTDWKKMACLLCRRQFPNKDALIRHQQLSDLHKQNMEIHLKIKRSKKELEALENQEKELNARETSRSPEQKRRKHHYQQPQHHNTWGGSSREKVSDRPGLGAEPAPQRKKKEPVVWDHTTYKQAVRKAMFARFKELE from the exons AGGTAGAGAAGGGATGAACATGGGTCATATGGGCCCGAGACCTCTAGATCTACCACCTATGGGGAGGATGGATGGGCCACCCATGAGAGGGCGGGATATGGACCCACGTGAAATGCGAGGTAGAGAGCCAAACAGAGATTTTTTCAGACCTGGAGAAGAGCCAGACTTCAGTCTTAGAAGGCACCATGAAGCTGCCATCAGAGCCAAACTGATGAATTCGCCTGGTTTCCCGGGGCCAGGCAGGAACCCAGGTGATATGGGAGGGAGGGGTATGCCACCACGGGaaccaaacagcagatttatggacatgagagacagagaggcattTCATTATAACATGCCACAGTTCAACAATCCCAATATTGATGGAAGAAGAGGGGGGTTTCCCATGGACAGAATGGAGCGAAATGATGGATTTAGGGACATGCGTGACAGGCCCCCAATGGGCATTGCTAGCTCTGATCGCTATGATATGGAATTAACTCCACGTGAAAGGAGAATGATGGACACTGACAGAAGAGGAGGGCCACCTTTCAATCCAAAAGGCGGCTTTGATTCTGACATGGATTTCAGAAATCGACTTGGGCCGTCAGCTGAATTTAGAGGTAGGGATCGATCTCCATTGAGATTTGGGAACAGTGACGTCtctccagcagacagagcaAGACCAGACATGCCTTCAGATGATGCTGGCCCTCAAAGAGCAGAGTTCATGGGTGCAGAGGACaaactcagagagagagaatatccAGATTCAAGTGGCAGTCCCCTTATGGATTATCGAAGTGGTGAAGAGATGACCCTTGCAGAGGAGTGGAAGAACCGTCGGAAGGACAAGAACCCTTACTTAAACATGGGTAAAGGTATGGGAAGTGTACCCGAACACAATTTTCCTGTTGGTTTTGGCAGAGACGCTAGAAATCCACCACCATTTCAGGAAAGGGATAGACCATCTGTTGAATTCCCAGTGAAAGATGTTGGCTTTCCTCATGGTGACCGCTTCCCTACTATGGATCTACCCTCAATTGGCAGCAAAGGTCCACAAAACCATCCACTACCGGAAATAAGTCCACTTACTGGCCCTCttggaagagaaaatgagaataaaCATTGGCTTGGAGAAAGGGACCCGAAACATAGTCAGAATAAATCAAATTGTGACGAAAGGCCCCCTTACCATAAAGACAAGAATCAGCCCTCACATGACGTTCAGGTGCCAAGTGATTGTTTTAAAGGGTTGAAAGATATCCCACACAATGACGGACCTGCCAGGGGTAAGATGGGGGCCGAACGGGATTTCCCAAGCAACAGCGCTGTGCAGTCAAGAGACCAAGACTACAGGGACATCGATTATAGAACAGGGTCTGGGAGAGCTTTTGATTACAAACGTGAGGCGCTTCAGACCCCAGAGAAGCTCATCAAAGAGTCTAAACCAGTCGCACCTTCAAAATTTAGTGAGTCTGGTTCTCAG GATCAAGATTACAGAAGTGCATCAGTGGAGGACAAAGTTTCCAATACCATATCCATAATTGGTATTCCAAAGACAGCCACAATGGAGCAG ATTCTTGGTGCCTTTGCAGTCCGTGATGGCGTGCCAATGCAGGGgatgaaaatcaaaaatgtcGTGCCAG GTTACAGCTACGATACGGCCTATGTGGAGTTTTTAAACCTCGAGGATGCAGTCCACTTCATGGAGTCCAACAAG GGGTCCCTAAAGGTTGGCACTAGCACAACATCCATGAAGTACATCCAGCCAGACGAGCGTGAAAGAAGTGTTCAT GAGTCAGATCACAAAGTACCTCAACTCCAGGAGCCCCAGTTGCCTGGACCAGATGAACCTTTACAAGAGTTGAAGACCAGCTTGAATGGGTCCAAACCAAAAGGGCCTATGGAGCCATCGTCCCACAGCCAGTGGCAGCGTAGCTCTGACCTGACTCCAGAGGCCTGGCAGCGGCAGGTGGACCAACAGCTCCAACAGCAAGAAACTGAGCAGCAGGCAGAGTCTTGGGGTAGCCGCAACCTTCCTCATCAAAACGCCCACCAATCTGACTCCATCTTTAAAGACAGCAAAA CCATGATCATAAAAAATGTGAAGCCCACCACCACAGTAGAAACTATCTTGAAAGCCTTGGATCCCTTTGCATATCTGGATGAAAGAAACGTTCGTCTAGTCAAGGCCAAGCCACCAGGAGCCAAGTGCTTCTGCTTTGTTGACATGGACTCCCATGAG CAAGTGACTCGTCTGGTTGAGCTCCTCACTAAACCCAGACCCCTTTATATTGACGGAGTCAGAGTTTATGCTGAGGTCGCAAAACCCCTCAAGAACCAAAA tttcagaaaAGACTTTGATAAACCTAACAGTTCCATCCTTGGGTTTCCACCTGAGGCTAGCATGATGGGG cagcagcagttcccACAGCCGCCACCGTTTTTGCAACCTCTGCAGCCGCCGCCTAGTGCCCCCGCCGAAATGCAAG GTGACTTGATGCCTGGCAGTGCTAATCCTCCTCTGTCATCAGACCCCAGCATTGCACAG GGAGTTGGCTACGGTGAGGCTCCAGCTGTGGATCCGTCATACGAGGCTGGTGGACCCCATGTGCCCACCGAATCAGCTGGGATGACAGTTGGCATAGACGGAGCACCGACCTTCATGTATG GCTCTGAGATTCCAGACATGACCAACTACTTGTATGATGCCACGTCAGGCTTCTACTACGATCCTGAGACGACACTGTACTACGACCCAAACTCAAGG TATTTCTACAATGCTCAAACCCAAGACTACTTGTACTGGGATACCGTGTCAAAGACCTACATCCCAGTTCCAGGAGGATCCTCTGCAGAGACCCAACCTGGGAGCATGACTGCTGAGGACCAAGCCATTCTTTCCAACCCGGCAGCAGATGCTCCTCTGGAAATGAAGAAACTGCCACTGGTGCCCAACCTCACCGGAGCAGCTCAGACGCCGGGTCCCGTTACTGCTGCGGAGGCTGTCCCGACTTCTACAGCGGCGTCTGAGAAGAAGGACGACGACGACTCCAGTaaaaaggacaaagaggagaagcCGAGAAGTCTCGCTGCTGTCAAG ATCATGAAAGATATGGAGCGCTGGGCAAAGATCCAGAATCGTCAGAAGGAAAGTGTTCGTGCTGCATCACCAGTTCTAAAGGGCGGACTGGACGATGACAGGAGGCAGTCCAAGTCTGCTGACGCTGGGTTCACTATCTTTGAAAGGAAG AACTCAGGTGCAGATGAACTTTTTAAGAAGCCCCTTGCTCCTCCTAAGaaagatgaaaagtcaaag CGTCCGATGGGCTCCCTGGGTCTGCTGGCATCAGACTATGCAGCTGGAAGTGATGAAGAAGTGGAAGAAGACAAGGAGGAGGCCACTAAAAGCAGTCATAGCGGCCTCTCTGAAGACAAGGACAACAAGCTGACGGACTGGAAGAAGATGGCCTGCCTGCTGTGTAGGAGGCAGTTCCCGAACAAGGACGCTCTGATCCGCCACCAGCAGCTTTCAGACCTGCACAAA CAAAATATGGAGATCCACCTTAAGATCAAGAGGTCAAAGAAGGAGCTAGAGGCGCTGGAGAACCAGGAAAAAGAA CTAAATGCCAGAGAAACTTCCAGGTCAccagaacagaaaagaagaaaacaccaTTACCAACAGCCGCAGCATCATAATACCTGGGGTGGAAGCTCCAG GGAGAAAGTCAGCGACAGACCTGGTTTAGGAGCCGAACCTGCCCCG cagaggaagaagaaagagccTGTTGTTTGGGACCACACCACCTACAAACAGGCAGTACGCAAGGCCATGTTTGCACGGTTTAAGGAACTCGAGTGA